The following coding sequences lie in one Arabidopsis thaliana chromosome 3, partial sequence genomic window:
- the RTL2 gene encoding RNAse THREE-like protein 2 (RNAse THREE-like protein 2 (RTL2); FUNCTIONS IN: double-stranded RNA binding, ribonuclease III activity; INVOLVED IN: RNA processing; LOCATED IN: nucleus, cytoplasm; EXPRESSED IN: 23 plant structures; EXPRESSED DURING: 15 growth stages; CONTAINS InterPro DOMAIN/s: Double-stranded RNA-binding (InterPro:IPR001159), Ribonuclease III (InterPro:IPR000999); BEST Arabidopsis thaliana protein match is: RNAse THREE-like protein 3 (TAIR:AT5G45150.1); Has 7842 Blast hits to 7448 proteins in 2591 species: Archae - 23; Bacteria - 4871; Metazoa - 597; Fungi - 359; Plants - 331; Viruses - 17; Other Eukaryotes - 1644 (source: NCBI BLink).), whose translation MDHSISPEYNFPAITRCSLSNSLPHRPPSPLPSSADIHRFYNSLSPSAPSVPVSSEMESMEAVEKILNYKFSNKSLLKEAITHTSCTDFPSYERLEFIGDSAIGLAISNYLYLTYPSLEPHDLSLLRAANVSTEKLARVSLNHGLYSFLRRNAPSLDEKVKEFSEAVGKEDDLSVSYGGLVKAPKVLADLFESLAGAVYVDVNFDLQRLWVIFRGLLEPIVTLDDLQKQPQPVSMLFKLCHKHKKRIDIKNWKDGNVSIAVIYLDDELLASGRAENKDIARLIAAKEALRKLSEVFPVEMVIDEDSVEIQLTHAKTKLNEICLKKKWPKPIYSVEEDRSSVQGKRFVCSAKIKITEEKTLYMKGDEQSKIKKAESSSAYHMIRALRKSHYL comes from the exons ATGGATCACTCTATCTCACCGGAGTACAATTTCCCGGCCATCACTCGCTGTAGTTTATCCAATTCACTTCCTCACCGTCCACCATCACCACTGCCGTCTTCGGCCGATATCCACCGCTTCTACAATTCTCTTTCCCCATCAGCACCAAGCGTTCCGGTTTCGTCGGAGATGGAGTCTATGGAAGCAGTAGAGAAGATACTCAACTACAAATTCAGTAACAAGAGTCTTCTCAAGGAAGCGATTACACACACCTCGTGTACAGACTTTCCTTCTTACGAGCGGCTAGAGTTCATAGGCGATAGTGCTATTGGTTTAGCAATCTCAAATTACCTATACCTAACGTACCCTAGCCTTGAGCCACACGACTTGTCTCTGTTGAGAGCAGCTAATGTTAGTACTGAGAAACTCGCTCGTGTCTCTCTTAATCATGGTCTCTATTCATTTCTTCGACGCAATGCTCCTTCTTTAGATGAAAAG GTTAAAGAGTTCTCAGAGGCGGTGgggaaagaagatgatttgtCAGTGTCATATGGTGGATTAGTCAAAGCCCCTAAAGTTCTAGCTGATCTTTTTGAGTCTTTAGCTGGAGCTGTGTATGTTGATGTCAACTTTGATCTACAAAGACTATGGGTG ATCTTTAGGGGTCTTTTGGAACCGATAGTTACATTGGACGATTTGCAGAAGCAACCTCAACCTGTGTCTATGCTTTTTAAATTATGTCATAAACATAAGAAGCGAATCGACATCAAGAATTGGAAAGATGGTAATGTCAGTATTGCTGTTATATATCTTGATGATGAGCTTTTGGCTTCAGGCCGAGCTGAGAATAAAGATATCGCAAGGCTGATCGCTGCTAAAGAAGCGTTACGGAAGTTGTCAGAAGTTTTTCCCGTTGAAATGGTTATTGATGAAGATAGTGTAGAGATTCAACTTACACATGCTAAAACGAAGTTGAACGAGATTTGCTTAAAGAAAAAGTGGCCTAAGCCTATCTACAG CGTTGAGGAAGATAGAAGCTCGGTACAGGGAAAGAGATTTGTTTGCTCTGCTAAGATTAAgataacagaagaaaaaacattatatatgaAGGGAGATGAACAGTCCAAGATAAAGAAAGCAGAAAGCTCCTCGGCGTATCACATGATTAGAGCCTTGAGAAAATCTCATTATCTCTAA
- a CDS encoding phosphorylated adapter RNA export-like protein (CONTAINS InterPro DOMAIN/s: Phosphorylated adapter RNA export protein, RNA-binding domain (InterPro:IPR019385); Has 110 Blast hits to 110 proteins in 51 species: Archae - 0; Bacteria - 3; Metazoa - 56; Fungi - 0; Plants - 36; Viruses - 0; Other Eukaryotes - 15 (source: NCBI BLink).), whose product MEGEESLLDAINEEDGFENLEDVEMVDVEEGEIVVDHDLDSGERQNDDGDGVKDKEAILGEKNGLQQTNKNKRKKKKKKRKGPVMDKPMSVDWFVRDTCRRLKEKKSYMIYTAVGCLGIAALSDLVNEVVAIETCGGQVTADGTRKRTSGGVLWNIIKARQPEAYREIMKKTKEFEKQFRQPNTRPKSGPKRDQGSSSEGLASGNVSADEALVSEMCVMPVAEQTESKPEKERKSVHERIRVPVSYDDLFRDAPLDDSLAHHPSA is encoded by the exons ATGGAGGGAGAAGAGAGTTTGTTGGATGCTATAAATGAAGAAGACGGATTTGAAAACTTGGAGGATGTTGAAATGgttgatgttgaagaagggGAGATTGTTGTGGATCATGATTTAGATTCTGGAGAGAGGcaaaatgatgatggtgatggagTCAAAGATAAAGAGGCGATTTTGGGTGAGAAGAATGGACTGCAACagacaaacaagaacaagaggaagaagaagaagaaaaagagaaaaggccCTGTGATGGACAAACCCATGAGTGTAGACTG GTTTGTTAGGGATACTTGTAGACGCCTTAAGGAGAAGAAGTCTTACATGATATACACAGCTGTTGGGTGTCTCGGAATTGCTGCCTTAAGTGATCTTGTCAATGAG gTGGTAGCAATTGAGACCTGTGGAGGTCAGGTGACTGCTGATGGCACTAGGAAACGGACAAGTGGTGGTGTATTGTGGAACATCATCAAAGCGAGACAGCCTGAAGCTTATAGAGAGATAATGAAAAAGACCAAGGAGTTTGAG AAACAATTTAGGCAACCAAACACGAGACCAAAATCAGGGCCTAAAAGAGATCAGGGTAGCTCCTCCGAAGGACTTGCCTCTGGAAATGTATCTGCTGATGAAGCTCTGGTGAGCGAGATGTGTGTTATGCCGGTAGCTGAGCAAACTGAATCCAAACCGGAAAAGGAAAGGAAATCTGTTCATGAGAGGATCAGGGTACCTGTTTCATATGATGACCTTTTCAGAGATGCACCTTTGGATGATTCACTAGCACATCATCCTTCTGCTTAA